TTCGCGCATAGCCAATACGACGGTTGCCGGTTTATGGACGATGTCGCCGGCGGCGAATACGCCGGGCTGGCTGGTCATGCCGTACGGTTCGTCCTTCGTGAAGATATATCCGTCGCCGTTCATATCGACGTCAAACTGGCGCATGCAGTCCAATTCCGGCCGGTTGCCGATAGCGGCAATGATCTTATTGGCCGGTACGACGCCGAATTCTCCTGTCGGCACCATCGTAGCGTCTTCCAAAATCTGCTGTTTTTCGTACTGCAGGCCTTCTACATGGTCCTGACCTACGACAGCCTTCGGAGCCGAGTAGAATTTAAAGGCGACGCCGTCGGCCTTTGCCGCTTCATATTCCGAAGGCAGGCACTTCATATTCTTTTCCGCCCGGCGGTATACGATAGTGACCTTGGCCTTCAGGCGCAGGGCCGTACGAGCCGCGTCGATAGCTACGTTGCCGGCGCCTACGACGATGACGTCGTCTCCGGGCTGAATCGGCAGGTCTTCCTGCTTCGCCTGGCCGAGCTGTACCTGCTGAACCTGAGTCAGGAAATGCTGCGCGTCGACGACGCCGTCGACCGTATCGTTTTCAACGCCCAAATTCCAGCCTACAGGCGCGCCAGTTGCGATGAAGACGGCTTCATAGCCTTCGGCAAACAAATCGCTGATTTGCTTATCCGCGCCGATTTTCGTATTGAATTGGAAGACGGCGCCCAGCTGCTGCAGGTATTCCATTTCCCGGTATACGTGCTTTTTGTGCAGGCGGAACGAAGGAATGCCGAACATGAGCATGCCGCCCGGTTCGGAAGCGCTTTCAAAAATCGTCACGTCGTACTGCCGGCTGAGCAGCTCGTGCGCGGCAGCCAATCCGGCAGGGCCGCTGCCGATTACGGCGACCTTAGCGACAGCGTCGCCTTTTTTCGGAAGGGGCAGCAATCCGCCTTCAAAGCACTTGTCGGCTACAAAGCGTTCCAGCTTGCCGATTTCGACGTGTTTTCCTTTCTTGCCCAATACGCAGGCGCCTTCGCACTGCTTTTCCCACGGGCAGACGCGGCCGCAGATGCCGGGCAGACAGCTGTTGTGCGCGATGTGTTCGGCCGCTTCGCCGATATTGCCCTGAGCCAGCGCATGAATAAACTGGGGAATTTCATTGTTGATGGGACAACCCTTGCGGCACTGCGGAACAGCGCAGTTCAGGCAGCGGCGCGCTTCTTCGACGGCTTCCTTCAAGCTGGCAAAATCGGCGCTTTCCAACGGTTCCTGTTCAAATCCCAAGACGTCTTTATACTCTACCATAGTTTCTCATCCTTTGCGTTTTAATAGTATACAACACGTATAGTATACAACATTTCGACAAAAAAAGTCATCCCGAAACAGCAGGACCTAGTTCCCCTGTTTCGGGATGACAGCTGCATCATCGCGTCAGCACATTCAACGGTCCAGATTGAACCTTAGAATTTTTGACCAGATGCGTCTTTTTTCAGCCATTCGATGAGGACTTCTTCTCTCGTCCGTTTGATTCTGTCAATATCTTCCGGAGTCCAGTTGTACAAGCCCGTGCCGGTCTTAGCACCCAAGTTGCCTTCGTCGACGCATTTCTTCATGACGTCGGAAGCTTCCTTATCGTCAGCCAGGTCGGCGTTCAAGTAAGCGGAGATGTTGTAGAAGATATCGAGACCGCCAAAGTCAGCCGTTTCGATCGGGCCCGTTACGCCTAAGCGGCGGCCGATGCTGTATTTGCAGATGGTGTCGACAGCTTCTGCCGTAGCGATGCCTTCTTTTACGCAGTGCAGGGCTTCACGAAGCAGAGCAAACTGGAGGCGGTTGCCGACGAAGCCCGGAGCTTCTTTCAGCAGCGCAACCGGTTTTTTGCCGATTTTTTCCATGAGCTTCCACGTGATGTCGACCGTTTCCTGGTTCGTCTTAGCGCCCGGAACGATTTCAACCAACGGAATCAGATGAGGAGGATTCCAGAAGTGAGCGACGACGAAGCGTTCGGGATGATCCAAAGCCGAAGCGACTTCTGTCGGGGACAATCCGGAAGAGTCCGTAGCAAAGATAACGTCGGGTCCTAAGTAGGATTCCATTTCTTTGTAAACGGCTTTTTTGATATCCAGATCTTCTGCAACCGATTCGATGACGAAATCAGCGTTGGCAGCAGCGTCTTTCAGCGTCGTTACGCCGTGGATGCGGCTGAGGAGGCCTTTTTCTTCTTCTTCCGTCAAGAGGTCGTTCGCTTTCATAACGTCCAGCGTGAAGTGGATATTTTTCATAGCCCGTTCGATACTGGCATCCTTACGACCGAACATGTTGACTTCGTAACCGCTCTTTGCAAAAGCAATCGCCGTGCCGAAACCCATCGTTCCGCAACCGAGGTTGCAAATCGTCTTAATGTCTTCGAATTTTTTCATGTGTTTTTACCTTCCTTCTCTTGTGTATTTTTAATTTTTACTAACTCTTACTAAACTACACTCTGCTCTCTACTATAATCTTAGACTGCAAACGGAATGAATGTCAAGCCGAAGATCATGATAAGAGCCAAAACGATGAAGGCTACAAAGCTGTAACCGACGAAGTCCTTGAATTCCAAGCCGCAGACTGCCATGAACGGTACGGCGAAGAACGGCTGAACCAATGCAGTCAAGTCGCCGCCAAACATGTAGGCGATAACGGTCTGCGCGTCGGGAACGCCCAAGGCCTTGCCGGCAGGAATAAGGAACGGAGCTTCGATAACCCACTTGCTGCCGCCGGACGGAATGAAGTAGCTGATGATACTGCTCAGGATAGCAGCGATAGCCGGGAACGTCGTCGTCGTGCTGAAGGAAATAACCCAAGCGGCGATCGTATCGACGAGGCCCGTAAATTTCATGATACCAAAGATACCGGCATAGAACGGGAACTGGAGGATAACGCCCCAGGCTGCCGGCGTGGAAGCCTTAACAGCTTTCAGCATAGCTGCCGGAGAACCGTACAGCCAGATGATCAAGGTCAGGAACAAGAAGTTCAAGACGTTGATGTCCAAGGATTGACCGAGGATGAAGAAATGATAGAACAGGTACGCCAGGAACATGAGGCCGATGATGTAGGAGCACCACGGTTTATACGTAACCCATTCGCTCGGCGTCTTGATTTCCACTTTCGTATCTGCAGCAGGCGGATCGATCTGAGCCAGAGCCGGATTCCACTGAGAAATGGATACCATTTTTTCCTTGTTCTTAGGCTGAAGTACGAAGCCGAAGAGGACGAGGATAGCGATGATGGAAGCTGCTGTCAGAATCAGGTTGTACGGATGGAAGATAGTCATGGAAATAGGAATAACGCCCATTTCTTTGACCATGAAGTGGTCAGCCGTAGCGACGAGCAGCGGAGCCGAACCGGAAAGACCCATGTGCCAGATGAAGAACGGCGTCCAGCCGGCACCGCACAGATAGCGGTAGTCGATGGCAATGCCTTTGCGTTCAGCCTGGACAGCCAGGTTCTTACAAATCAGGGCGGCGAATACTAAGCCGAAGCCCCAGTTCAAATAGTAGCCAATCGTGGAAAGGATGACGCAGTATACATATACGCCAGTAGGAGAATTAGGTTTGCTGCAGGCCGAGGAAATGAGGCGCGTGCAGATAGGCGTCGTTGCCAATGCATAGCCCGTAATAACGATTAAGGACATCTGCATGGAGAATGCCAGCAAGGTCCAGAAACCTTTGCCCCAGGCGATAACCGTTTCGAAGGGGCTGGCCGGCGTGAAGATAAGTGCTAAAATAAATGCGACAATAGTAAGAATTAAAGCGATGACATACGAATCAGGTACCCATTTTTGGGCAAAGTCGGTAAAATAATCAGTAAATTGCTTCTTTTGAGTAGACATACTCATTTCTCCTTTCTTTGTTTTATTGTGACACCTTTCACCTAATACGGCGGTCTTCCGCCTTTCCTTCAGAAGACTGCCTTTTCTCCTAATATGCTACACTGTTATTATACCCTGTTTTATATTGAATAACAGTTAGAATTAATAGACTATATTGACCAAATAAACGAAAAATTGAATTCACTTGATTCATATTTAAATTTTAACGAATCATATTGAATACTCTTAAATATTTGCCAACCATTTTCTCGTTATATCATAAAACTGATATATTTTCCCTCCTATCTGCCGGAACAGCACTGTGTACTGCGCCTTACTGCAAAAAAATATCTCTATATATGCTGCCCTGCATGCTCCTTGACTACGGAGATGGCATGCTGTGGAAAGGCAAGAAATTTTTTGACTATACGGGAATATTTCGTTTTATAAATTATTTTTGTGCTGCATATTATTTTATACGACAAATATGCAATGCGACAGGCATACTCTTTGTTCCTAACGTAACAAACCGCCCCCTGCTGACAGACAGGGAGCGGTTCACTGGGAATGGACTATTTTTTCTCCATATTTCTCTTCAATTGTTCTAATACTTTCTTGGCCTTTTGACGGCGGTTCCAATACCACAGGCCGCCGTATACGATGACGACGATGACGATCAGGACCGTCAGGCGGCCGGCGTTGTCTTCCAGCATTACGACGTCGTGCCCGACGACGACTTCCACGGCAACGGAAGGCAGCTTGCCGATCAGCGTGCCCAGTATATAATCGCGGTAGCTGATGCTGCTCAGCGCCCCCAGGGCCGTAATCAGCCCGTTCGGCGAGTACGGCAGAGCTCTGGCGACGGCCATGGATTTCAGCGTGCTGTATTCGTCCAGCTTGCTGAGCATACGGCTCTTTTCAATGAGCTCCTTAGCTTTATGGCGAAACAGCGTCCGCATGAAAAAGAAGCTGATGACGACGCCGATCGTCTCGGCCAGCCAGGAAATGACCGTCCCGGCGGCGATGCCGAATAAGACGCCGTTAGCCGCCGAAATAAAGATAGACGGGAGAAATCCGACGATATTGATGACGATGTCGATGATCATGCTGACGACGACGGCCCACACGCCGAAGGAGCGCAGGTATTCAATCGTCCCGTCTAAATTGCCGCTGACGGACAAGTCCCATACAGTGCGGTAAAAATCGGGTATCAGCAGGTGAATGCCGCCTAATACGCCGATCAGCAAGGCAAAGAATATAATTTTTATATGTGTTTCCGACAAAGTAGCAGCGTGTTTCATGGCTTATCCTTTACGTTCCCGTACGGTCACAATGGTACGATTCCGAATCCGGTCGTGCTTTAATTTCGTCAAATACATGGAACCTCCGACAATGCAGATACCGCCCATAATCGTCATAGCCGTCAGCATTTCATCAAAGAAGACGAAGCCCCAGAGGGCGTTGAACACGACGGCAATGTACGCGACGAAGCTGACGACGACAGGGTTTCCGTAAGCGTAGGCATCGGTCATCCAGATCTGGGCAACGACGGTAATAACGCCTAAGGCGGCGTACAACAGCCATTCCTTGCCGTTCGGCATCTGGAAATCGAAGCCCATGAGAATCGCGCCGGCCACGGCTGCGCAAAAGAGAAAATAAAAGACGATTTCGTACTGATGATGGCGGCCGGAACCGGTCAGTTTGCTGATCGTCGTATAGGCCATGGCAGCAAACAGGGCCTGGGCCAGCACGAACAGGGAATACACGTTGAACGATGAGAAATTCCACGGCCGTACGACCAGGCAGGCGCCGACGACGATGACGACTAAGGGCAGTCCCGCCCCCTTCGGCATGACTTCCTTTAAGAATATGGCCGCAAATATCATGACGAAAAACGCCGACAGCTGGGATAAAATCGACACGTCAGCCAGAGGCATGCCCCGCAGGGCATAGAAAATGCAAATCATGCCCGCGCCGCCGACGACGCCGCGAAACCACAGCGTCGGACGGTCGTACTTGGAAAAATGGATGTGCTGGGCCTTCATGAGCGCCAAAATGAGCAAGGCGCTCAAAAAGCCGCGGAAAAACGATATTTCTCCTGTACTCATCGTATACGACAATTCTTTAACGATGACATTTTGCAAGCTAAACGCCAGCGACGACAATATCATGTAAATGACGCCTTTACTCATACGACTTCCTTTACCTCTTCCCTATCAAGGCTCACGCCCGGCCGTGAATCGCGTCGACGAAGGCGAGGACGGCCTGTTTCATATCTTCTTTCTCAATGGAGCTGCCGAAGCGGACGGGCTTATTCCGCAGTTCTGCCAGCGGCTTAGGCAGGGCCATGCCCGTTACGTCGGCGATTTCAAGAAGCTCGTCGAAGGCATCGTCGTGCTTAGGCAAGGCCAGCGCCTGGCAGATGACCGGCGGGAACTTATAGGGATGTGCCGTCGCCATGACGACGGTATGGCGGCCTTCGCACAGCCCCTGTCTGCGGCGGTTCATGTATACGCCGTAGGCTACGGCCGTATGGGGGTCCAAAAGATATCCGTAATCGTTGTACACGTGGTTGATGACGGCTTCCGTTTCGCCGTCGTCGATCCAGCCGCCTTCAAATTCCCGGCGGAGCTGGGCCAATTCTTCTGCCGATACGGCCATTTTTCCCGTTTCAGACAAGTCCTTTTCCCACTGCGCAACCTTTTCCGCATCCTGCCCGGCGACATAAAACAGGAACCGTTCAAAGTTACTGGACAGGAGAATATCCATGGACGGGCTGTCTGTCGTAAAGAACTGGCGGTTCATATCGTACACGCCCGTTTCAAAGAAATCGGCCAGGACCTTATTCTTATTGGAAGCGCAAATCAGCTTGCCGATGGGAACGCCCATCTTCTTGGCAAAATATCCGGCCAGGATATTGCCGAAGTTGCCTGTCGGCACGACGACGTCAAAGATTTCCCCTTCGGAAATCGCGCCGTTGTCGACGAGGGATACGTACGTCGAGACGTAATAGGCGACCTGCGGGAAGAGGCGGCCGATGTTGATAGAATTGGCGCTGGAAAACAGCACGCCCTTTTCGTCGGCGTAGGCGTTGACGTCGGGGTCGACGAAAACCCGCTTCAAGAAGCTCTGGGCGTCGTCGAAGTTGCCGTAAATCGCCGACACGTTGACGTTATTCCCTTCCTGCTTCTGCATCTGCTGCTTCTGCATAGGGCTGACGCCCTCGCTGGGATAGAAAACCATGATATTCGTCCCCGCCACGTCCTTGAAGCCTTCCAGAGCCGCTTTCCCTGTATCGCCGCTTGTCGCCGTCAGAATCAGGATATCCCGGTCTTCCCTTTCCTGGGCCTTCGCCGCCGTCAGCAAGTACGGGAACAAAGACAGGGCAAGGTCTTTGAAGGCCAACGTGCGGCCGTGGAACAGCTCGGAAATGCTGACATCTGTATCGATGGAATGAAGGGGCACGATGCGTTCGTCCCGGAAGGTGTGTTCATTATAGGCCGAGGCGATCATGGCGTCGCGTTCTTCGTCCGTAAAATTCGTGAAGAAATACGACAAGACGACGGAGGCGATTTCCTGATACGATTTTCCCGCTAAGTCCTTGTACTGCAGCACCTGTTCCGGAAAGGTTTCCGGCACGTACAGGCCGCCGTCCGGCGCAAGGCCGTGAAGCAAGGCGTAGGACGGAGCTACGCAGGTATTGGAGCGTGTACTTCTGAATTTCATGTATATCTTCCCCCTTTTATCTAAGCAAAGCTGGTATCAGCCAGTATATCATGAAGCAGGCTTATACGACCTGGAACAAATAAAATTTGAGATAATCCGTCTCCGGCACGTTCCACAAAATCGGATGGTCCGGCGACTGCTGGCGGCCTTCAATCTGCCGCAGATGGACGCCGGCATCCTTCGCCGCGTCACGGAGCATGCGGCGGAACAAGTCGTCGCGCATGAAGTGGGAGCACGAGCACGTGGCGAGGTATCCGCCCCGCGGCAGGAGCTTCATGGCTTTCAGATTGATTTCCTTATATCCCCGTATGGCGTTGTGCACCGTATGGCCCGATTTCGTAAAGGCCGGCGGGTCAAGGATGATGAAATCGTAATCGCGGCATTTCTGCTCGGCTAATTCCGTAAGCAAGTCGAATACGTTGGCCTGCTTGGCCCTCACAATCTGTTCCAGCCCGTTGCGGCGGATGTTTTCATTGGTCATGGCGACGGCTTCTTCCGATACGTCGACAGCCGTAACGGACGCGGCCCCGCCCTTCGCGGCGTTGAGGGCGAAGGCCCCCGTATGGGTAAAGCAGTCTAATACATGGCGGCCGGCGGCGATTTTAGCCACGGCCAGGCGATTGTACTTCTGGTCGAGGAAGAACCCCGTCTTCTGGCCGTTTTCTACGTCTACGTCATACAAGACGCCGTTCTCGTTGATCGTCGTCACGGGACTGCCCGGCTGCGGCAGAAAGTCGGCTTCATACCAGCCCTTATACTGGGTCATGCCGTCGAGCTCCCGCACCTTGACGTCGTTGCGCTCGTAAATGCCGCGGACGGATACGCCCATGGCGGCCAGCTCGTCGACGAGGGCCTTGAAGATCACCGGCTTGACCTGATCCATGCCGTAGCATAAGGTCTGCGCCACCAATATATCGTTGTACCGGTCGACGGTCAAGCCCGGCATTTGGTCGGCGTCGCCGAAAATCAGGCGGCAGCATGAAAAGTCCGTTGCCCCCATGACAGTATAGCGGTACTGGAGGGCATACTTGACGCGGCGCTGCCAAAAGGCATCGTCGAAGCGGTCGTTGGCGTTATCCGATACGATGCGGACGCGGATTTTCGATATGTCGTTGGCAAAGCCCGTTCCCAAATACCGGTCCTTCTGGCTGTAGACATCGACGATATCGCCCGTCGCATACACGCCGTCTACGCGGGTGACTTCCTCGCCGTAGACCCAGGGATGGCCGCTGCGGGCAGCCATTTCCCCTTTTCGGGTTATATATAGTTTAGCGTACGGTCTCACTAGAATCTCCTTTATAAAATATAATGGCTCAGGTCGACGTTCTGGACGACGTCGTTCAGCTTGCCGGCAACGAAATCGCTGTTGACGACGATGTGGTGCTCGTCCACATCCGGCGCTTCAAAGGCGACGTCCTCCAGGATTTTTTCCAGCATCGTATGGAGGCGGCGGGCGCCGATATTTTCCGTTTCCAAGTTGACGCGGTGGGCGTATTCGGCAATGGCGTCGATGCCGTCGTCAGTGAATTCCAGCTCTACGCCGTCTGTCGACAACAGGGACGTATACTGCTTGACGAGGGATTGGTTCGGCTCGGTCAGGATCTTACGGAAATCGTCGACCGTCAGGGACTGAAGCTCTACGCGGATAGGAAAGCGGCCCTGCAGTTCCGGGATG
This region of Megasphaera stantonii genomic DNA includes:
- a CDS encoding DMT family transporter, translating into MSKGVIYMILSSLAFSLQNVIVKELSYTMSTGEISFFRGFLSALLILALMKAQHIHFSKYDRPTLWFRGVVGGAGMICIFYALRGMPLADVSILSQLSAFFVMIFAAIFLKEVMPKGAGLPLVVIVVGACLVVRPWNFSSFNVYSLFVLAQALFAAMAYTTISKLTGSGRHHQYEIVFYFLFCAAVAGAILMGFDFQMPNGKEWLLYAALGVITVVAQIWMTDAYAYGNPVVVSFVAYIAVVFNALWGFVFFDEMLTAMTIMGGICIVGGSMYLTKLKHDRIRNRTIVTVRERKG
- a CDS encoding 3-hydroxyacyl-CoA dehydrogenase family protein, translating into MKKFEDIKTICNLGCGTMGFGTAIAFAKSGYEVNMFGRKDASIERAMKNIHFTLDVMKANDLLTEEEEKGLLSRIHGVTTLKDAAANADFVIESVAEDLDIKKAVYKEMESYLGPDVIFATDSSGLSPTEVASALDHPERFVVAHFWNPPHLIPLVEIVPGAKTNQETVDITWKLMEKIGKKPVALLKEAPGFVGNRLQFALLREALHCVKEGIATAEAVDTICKYSIGRRLGVTGPIETADFGGLDIFYNISAYLNADLADDKEASDVMKKCVDEGNLGAKTGTGLYNWTPEDIDRIKRTREEVLIEWLKKDASGQKF
- a CDS encoding NAD(P)-dependent oxidoreductase yields the protein MVEYKDVLGFEQEPLESADFASLKEAVEEARRCLNCAVPQCRKGCPINNEIPQFIHALAQGNIGEAAEHIAHNSCLPGICGRVCPWEKQCEGACVLGKKGKHVEIGKLERFVADKCFEGGLLPLPKKGDAVAKVAVIGSGPAGLAAAHELLSRQYDVTIFESASEPGGMLMFGIPSFRLHKKHVYREMEYLQQLGAVFQFNTKIGADKQISDLFAEGYEAVFIATGAPVGWNLGVENDTVDGVVDAQHFLTQVQQVQLGQAKQEDLPIQPGDDVIVVGAGNVAIDAARTALRLKAKVTIVYRRAEKNMKCLPSEYEAAKADGVAFKFYSAPKAVVGQDHVEGLQYEKQQILEDATMVPTGEFGVVPANKIIAAIGNRPELDCMRQFDVDMNGDGYIFTKDEPYGMTSQPGVFAAGDIVHKPATVVLAMREGKKVAVGIDQYIKAKHLMAKCQ
- the thrC gene encoding threonine synthase; protein product: MKFRSTRSNTCVAPSYALLHGLAPDGGLYVPETFPEQVLQYKDLAGKSYQEIASVVLSYFFTNFTDEERDAMIASAYNEHTFRDERIVPLHSIDTDVSISELFHGRTLAFKDLALSLFPYLLTAAKAQEREDRDILILTATSGDTGKAALEGFKDVAGTNIMVFYPSEGVSPMQKQQMQKQEGNNVNVSAIYGNFDDAQSFLKRVFVDPDVNAYADEKGVLFSSANSINIGRLFPQVAYYVSTYVSLVDNGAISEGEIFDVVVPTGNFGNILAGYFAKKMGVPIGKLICASNKNKVLADFFETGVYDMNRQFFTTDSPSMDILLSSNFERFLFYVAGQDAEKVAQWEKDLSETGKMAVSAEELAQLRREFEGGWIDDGETEAVINHVYNDYGYLLDPHTAVAYGVYMNRRRQGLCEGRHTVVMATAHPYKFPPVICQALALPKHDDAFDELLEIADVTGMALPKPLAELRNKPVRFGSSIEKEDMKQAVLAFVDAIHGRA
- a CDS encoding short-chain fatty acid transporter — translated: MSTQKKQFTDYFTDFAQKWVPDSYVIALILTIVAFILALIFTPASPFETVIAWGKGFWTLLAFSMQMSLIVITGYALATTPICTRLISSACSKPNSPTGVYVYCVILSTIGYYLNWGFGLVFAALICKNLAVQAERKGIAIDYRYLCGAGWTPFFIWHMGLSGSAPLLVATADHFMVKEMGVIPISMTIFHPYNLILTAASIIAILVLFGFVLQPKNKEKMVSISQWNPALAQIDPPAADTKVEIKTPSEWVTYKPWCSYIIGLMFLAYLFYHFFILGQSLDINVLNFLFLTLIIWLYGSPAAMLKAVKASTPAAWGVILQFPFYAGIFGIMKFTGLVDTIAAWVISFSTTTTFPAIAAILSSIISYFIPSGGSKWVIEAPFLIPAGKALGVPDAQTVIAYMFGGDLTALVQPFFAVPFMAVCGLEFKDFVGYSFVAFIVLALIMIFGLTFIPFAV
- a CDS encoding class I SAM-dependent rRNA methyltransferase — protein: MRPYAKLYITRKGEMAARSGHPWVYGEEVTRVDGVYATGDIVDVYSQKDRYLGTGFANDISKIRVRIVSDNANDRFDDAFWQRRVKYALQYRYTVMGATDFSCCRLIFGDADQMPGLTVDRYNDILVAQTLCYGMDQVKPVIFKALVDELAAMGVSVRGIYERNDVKVRELDGMTQYKGWYEADFLPQPGSPVTTINENGVLYDVDVENGQKTGFFLDQKYNRLAVAKIAAGRHVLDCFTHTGAFALNAAKGGAASVTAVDVSEEAVAMTNENIRRNGLEQIVRAKQANVFDLLTELAEQKCRDYDFIILDPPAFTKSGHTVHNAIRGYKEINLKAMKLLPRGGYLATCSCSHFMRDDLFRRMLRDAAKDAGVHLRQIEGRQQSPDHPILWNVPETDYLKFYLFQVV
- a CDS encoding TVP38/TMEM64 family protein; the protein is MKHAATLSETHIKIIFFALLIGVLGGIHLLIPDFYRTVWDLSVSGNLDGTIEYLRSFGVWAVVVSMIIDIVINIVGFLPSIFISAANGVLFGIAAGTVISWLAETIGVVISFFFMRTLFRHKAKELIEKSRMLSKLDEYSTLKSMAVARALPYSPNGLITALGALSSISYRDYILGTLIGKLPSVAVEVVVGHDVVMLEDNAGRLTVLIVIVVIVYGGLWYWNRRQKAKKVLEQLKRNMEKK